The Hymenobacter sp. GOD-10R genome includes a window with the following:
- a CDS encoding glycosyltransferase family 4 protein, with translation MTADTVGGVWTYALALIKGLAPYGTHVTLATMGAPLSEAQHRQVAAIDNLTLYESTYALEWMDNPWDDVARAGQWLLDLAAEVNPDLIHLNAMAHGNLAWQKPVLAVVHSCVLSWWRAVLGEDAPASWDTYREWISRGLRAVDWVVAPTKALLSEAEALYGPFRESSVIYNGCDPQHFCTGTKEPFILSMGRVWDEAKNISLLANIAANLPWPVYIAGDATHPTTGETLPLPNVHFLGKLSATEAAEWLGRAAIYVMPAKYEPFGLTLLEAALSGCALVAGRITTLTEVWGEAAVYADPQDAQELQAVLRHLIEDEAYRKHLASLAMHRAQRYTAAQMTQSYHSLYQQLLAGEASPSFTESDLASSISKQGNVQ, from the coding sequence ATGACCGCCGACACTGTTGGCGGCGTATGGACGTACGCTTTGGCGCTGATTAAAGGCCTGGCCCCCTATGGCACGCACGTCACTCTCGCCACAATGGGCGCTCCGCTGAGCGAAGCTCAGCACCGGCAAGTGGCCGCCATCGACAACCTGACCCTCTATGAAAGCACCTACGCGCTTGAATGGATGGACAATCCGTGGGATGACGTGGCTCGCGCTGGCCAGTGGCTGCTCGACCTAGCTGCCGAGGTGAACCCCGACCTTATTCATCTCAATGCCATGGCCCACGGCAACCTAGCTTGGCAGAAGCCAGTGCTAGCCGTGGTGCATTCGTGTGTGCTGTCGTGGTGGCGAGCGGTGCTAGGTGAGGATGCGCCAGCAAGCTGGGACACGTACCGGGAGTGGATTAGCCGCGGTTTGCGTGCAGTTGATTGGGTGGTGGCACCTACCAAAGCGTTGCTCTCCGAGGCAGAAGCCTTATATGGACCGTTTCGAGAGTCGTCGGTTATCTATAATGGCTGCGACCCACAGCACTTCTGCACAGGCACCAAGGAGCCGTTCATCCTGAGTATGGGACGGGTGTGGGATGAAGCCAAAAATATTTCCTTGCTAGCGAACATTGCGGCCAACTTGCCCTGGCCCGTGTACATCGCCGGCGACGCTACGCACCCTACGACAGGTGAAACGCTCCCGCTCCCAAACGTGCATTTCCTCGGTAAGCTTTCCGCTACAGAAGCTGCTGAATGGCTAGGTCGTGCTGCCATCTACGTCATGCCGGCCAAGTACGAACCCTTCGGTTTGACGCTGCTGGAAGCAGCTTTGTCGGGCTGCGCGTTGGTGGCTGGTCGGATCACTACCTTAACGGAAGTGTGGGGGGAGGCGGCCGTTTACGCTGACCCGCAAGATGCGCAGGAGCTACAAGCGGTGTTGCGGCACCTCATTGAAGATGAAGCCTATCGCAAGCACCTAGCAAGTTTGGCGATGCATCGTGCCCAACGTTACACGGCTGCACAGATGACGCAGTCTTATCACAGCCTTTATCAGCAACTGCTAGCTGGCGAGGCCTCACCTAGCTTCACCGAATCCGACCTAGCTTCTTCAATAAGCAAGCAAGGTAACGTTCAGTGA
- a CDS encoding Gfo/Idh/MocA family oxidoreductase has product MAADSPSNQTQLDFTTTASSNKPKLGFLGVGWIGRSRLEAIATQGLADVAYVADPVPENTEAALQSAPGAIAVESLEAILAQPDLAGVVIATPSALHAEQSIQALQAGKSVFCQKPLGRNAAETREVVEAARTANKLIGVDLSYRHIRAMQEVYRVVQSGELGTVYAVELVFHNAYGPDKPWFYDPKFSGGGCVVDLGVHLVDLALWSLGFPQVQHVNSALFSKGQPLTNSAEQVEDYAIASIALASGAHVQLTCSWNLPAGQEAIIGATFYGTQGGVAFRNLNGSFYDFAADRYYSTRTERLSSPPDEWSGRAGAVWAERLANGETYSQEAEEFVRVAEVLDKIYGRA; this is encoded by the coding sequence ATGGCAGCTGACTCTCCCTCTAACCAAACGCAGCTCGACTTTACGACTACTGCTTCCTCCAATAAGCCGAAGCTAGGTTTTCTGGGCGTAGGCTGGATTGGTCGTAGCCGTTTGGAAGCCATTGCTACGCAAGGGCTGGCTGATGTAGCCTACGTTGCCGATCCGGTGCCCGAGAACACAGAAGCTGCGCTCCAAAGTGCTCCAGGCGCAATAGCCGTAGAGTCGTTGGAAGCCATCTTAGCGCAGCCAGACCTAGCTGGCGTCGTGATAGCAACGCCGAGTGCGCTACACGCCGAGCAAAGCATACAAGCGCTACAGGCTGGTAAATCTGTTTTTTGTCAGAAGCCCCTAGGGCGCAACGCGGCCGAAACGCGCGAAGTGGTGGAAGCGGCCCGCACCGCTAATAAGCTGATTGGAGTGGATCTTTCGTACCGCCATATCCGGGCCATGCAGGAGGTATACCGCGTGGTGCAATCGGGCGAGCTAGGCACGGTGTACGCGGTGGAGCTGGTATTTCACAACGCCTATGGGCCAGATAAGCCTTGGTTTTACGACCCTAAGTTTTCGGGCGGCGGCTGTGTCGTTGACCTAGGGGTACACCTGGTCGACCTAGCATTGTGGTCCTTGGGTTTCCCGCAGGTACAACATGTGAATAGCGCGTTGTTCTCCAAAGGTCAGCCGCTAACGAATTCGGCTGAACAAGTTGAGGATTACGCAATAGCCAGCATCGCGCTGGCTAGCGGCGCGCATGTGCAGCTGACTTGCTCCTGGAATTTGCCGGCTGGCCAAGAAGCCATCATTGGCGCCACCTTCTACGGTACGCAAGGCGGCGTAGCGTTCCGTAACCTCAACGGCTCCTTTTACGACTTCGCGGCAGATCGTTACTATAGCACCCGTACCGAACGCCTCAGCTCACCACCCGATGAATGGTCGGGGCGAGCGGGTGCCGTGTGGGCGGAGCGGCTCGCCAACGGCGAAACGTACAGCCAAGAGGCAGAAGAGTTTGTGCGCGTAGCGGAAGTGTTGGACAAGATCTACGGGCGGGCCTAG
- a CDS encoding MDR/zinc-dependent alcohol dehydrogenase-like family protein produces the protein MQSTPAATQNKEAEIEPVISRAAVITAPQHVEIEENTLPVPQAGQVRLRLEGCGLCASNIPVWEGREWFSYPIEAGNPGHEGWGVIDAVGEGVTDLAIGDRVAALSYHAYAEYDIADADKVVKLPKELANQPFPGEPLGCAMNIFRRSNVEAGQTVAILGIGFLGALLVQLAKHAGARVIAVSQREYSLDIAKQCGADEVVKMDDHYQIIEKVKTLTDSKFCERVIECTGKEWPLNLAGELTAERGRLIIAGFHQDGMRQVNIQLWNWRGLDVINAHERDAQEYIKGIRDAVEAVTQGVLKPSLLYTHSYPLNDLKQAFDDLTSRPDGFMKALITF, from the coding sequence ATGCAAAGTACCCCCGCTGCGACGCAGAACAAGGAAGCTGAAATAGAACCAGTTATAAGTCGGGCGGCCGTGATTACGGCGCCGCAACACGTTGAAATAGAAGAAAACACATTGCCTGTGCCGCAAGCTGGGCAGGTGCGTTTGCGCCTGGAAGGCTGCGGCTTGTGCGCCTCCAACATTCCGGTGTGGGAAGGCCGTGAGTGGTTTTCGTACCCCATTGAAGCTGGTAATCCTGGGCACGAAGGTTGGGGCGTGATTGACGCCGTTGGCGAAGGCGTAACTGACCTAGCTATTGGCGACCGGGTAGCGGCGCTTTCCTACCATGCCTACGCCGAGTACGACATAGCCGACGCCGATAAAGTGGTGAAGCTGCCCAAAGAGCTAGCTAATCAGCCTTTTCCCGGTGAGCCGCTAGGCTGTGCCATGAACATCTTCCGGCGGAGCAATGTCGAGGCCGGCCAAACGGTGGCTATCCTAGGTATTGGCTTTTTGGGGGCATTGCTCGTGCAACTCGCGAAGCACGCTGGGGCGCGGGTCATCGCCGTTTCGCAGCGCGAGTATTCGCTCGACATCGCTAAGCAATGCGGTGCTGATGAAGTGGTGAAGATGGATGATCATTATCAGATCATCGAGAAAGTGAAGACGCTCACCGATAGCAAGTTTTGCGAACGAGTTATCGAGTGTACGGGCAAAGAGTGGCCGCTGAACCTTGCCGGCGAACTTACGGCTGAGCGCGGACGCCTCATCATTGCCGGTTTCCACCAAGATGGCATGCGGCAGGTGAATATCCAGCTCTGGAACTGGCGCGGCCTCGACGTTATCAACGCCCACGAGCGTGATGCCCAGGAGTATATAAAGGGGATTCGGGATGCGGTAGAAGCCGTGACACAAGGGGTGCTGAAACCTAGCCTTCTATACACGCACTCCTATCCGCTCAATGACCTCAAACAAGCTTTCGACGACCTGACGAGTCGACCAGATGGTTTTATGAAAGCGCTTATTACGTTCTAA
- a CDS encoding SDR family NAD(P)-dependent oxidoreductase, producing the protein MNNSVTTEQKQTRPSIGIIEWFRPGEYERVTQVLNDLKELGVTELRTGVSWADFYAEGGREWYHWLLPTIAREVHLLPYFSQTPPALGVRPKTSAPPVQPKLYADFLDVFITELGEYFDWVELWNEPNNRAEYDYTLDYGWFKFAEMVGGAAYWAKQRGKKTVLGGMNPIDPTWLHLLFERGVMQYIDAIGVHGFPDVYDQQWEGWEENVALVRQVLDQHNCSAEVWITAAGFSTWNYDEYRQLQEFQNVLEANVNRVYWYSAHDLAPGTTGTVSKDERTYHFGLKRTDGTAKLLYRLWAQHGLAGLNDLSYIKQDTPANDEPYTLITGGAGFVGTNLAKRLLESGKRVLVFDSLVREGVERNLKWLHDTYGDQLQVYVGDIRDLQTVKRVMRKAEAVFHFAAQVAVTTSLDLPINDFEINARGIINVLEAIRAQDNPPPLVFTSTNKVYGGLEDLHFVPNGSRYYPTDKHIKANGISEQRSLDFHSPYGCSKGTADQYVIDYARSYGVPAVVFRMSCIYGPHQYGNEDQGWVAHFAIRAIEDKPINIYGDGKQVRDILFVEDLVDAFLLAQQYMPQLSGQAFNIGGGVTNTVSLLELLDTISDYKGEKIPLSFGDWRTGDQHYYVSDIRKFRQATGWYPRHNVQLGVAKLYTWLCESRGMAAPRLLPTEKKETTKKVAIA; encoded by the coding sequence ATGAATAATTCTGTAACCACAGAGCAAAAGCAGACTCGTCCTAGTATTGGCATTATAGAATGGTTTCGGCCGGGAGAGTACGAGCGTGTTACGCAAGTGCTAAATGATCTGAAGGAACTCGGCGTAACGGAGTTGCGCACTGGTGTGTCTTGGGCTGATTTCTACGCGGAAGGTGGCCGCGAGTGGTACCACTGGCTGTTGCCAACAATAGCCAGGGAAGTGCACTTACTTCCCTACTTTTCGCAAACACCACCTGCTCTGGGCGTGCGCCCCAAAACGTCGGCTCCTCCTGTGCAGCCTAAGCTGTACGCTGATTTTTTGGATGTCTTCATCACAGAGCTAGGCGAATACTTTGACTGGGTTGAGTTGTGGAACGAGCCGAACAACCGAGCCGAATACGACTACACCCTGGATTATGGCTGGTTTAAGTTCGCCGAAATGGTGGGCGGTGCCGCTTACTGGGCCAAGCAGCGTGGTAAGAAAACCGTGCTCGGTGGCATGAACCCCATTGATCCAACTTGGCTACACCTGCTGTTTGAGCGGGGTGTGATGCAGTACATTGATGCCATCGGAGTGCATGGCTTCCCGGATGTATATGATCAGCAATGGGAGGGCTGGGAGGAAAACGTAGCACTCGTGCGGCAAGTACTGGATCAACACAACTGCTCGGCAGAGGTGTGGATTACTGCTGCTGGCTTCTCAACGTGGAACTACGACGAGTACAGGCAGCTGCAGGAGTTCCAAAATGTGCTTGAGGCCAACGTGAACCGGGTATACTGGTACAGTGCCCATGACCTAGCTCCGGGCACCACGGGTACTGTAAGCAAGGATGAACGCACGTATCATTTTGGCCTGAAGCGCACAGATGGTACCGCTAAGCTGCTATATCGACTTTGGGCGCAGCATGGCCTAGCTGGTCTAAATGACCTGAGCTACATCAAGCAAGATACTCCTGCTAATGATGAACCATATACGTTAATTACGGGTGGTGCTGGCTTTGTGGGCACCAACCTAGCTAAGCGGTTGCTGGAAAGCGGTAAGCGGGTGCTCGTGTTCGATAGCCTCGTGCGAGAAGGGGTGGAGCGTAACCTGAAGTGGCTGCACGACACGTACGGTGACCAGCTGCAAGTGTATGTCGGTGATATCCGCGACCTGCAGACCGTGAAACGCGTGATGCGCAAGGCTGAGGCCGTATTCCATTTTGCCGCGCAAGTGGCCGTCACGACTTCACTGGACCTGCCAATCAATGACTTCGAGATTAATGCGCGCGGTATCATCAACGTGCTGGAAGCTATTCGGGCGCAGGATAATCCGCCGCCGCTGGTATTCACCTCCACAAATAAGGTGTATGGAGGCCTCGAAGATTTGCATTTCGTCCCGAATGGTTCGCGCTACTATCCTACGGATAAGCACATCAAAGCCAACGGTATCAGCGAGCAACGTTCACTGGACTTCCATAGTCCGTATGGGTGCTCAAAAGGCACAGCTGATCAATATGTTATTGACTATGCTAGGTCGTATGGGGTGCCCGCAGTTGTGTTTCGTATGAGCTGTATCTACGGGCCGCATCAATACGGCAACGAAGATCAGGGCTGGGTCGCACACTTTGCGATCCGCGCTATTGAAGACAAGCCCATCAACATCTATGGGGATGGTAAGCAAGTGCGCGACATCCTCTTTGTTGAAGATTTAGTAGATGCCTTCTTGCTAGCCCAGCAGTACATGCCGCAGTTGTCAGGGCAGGCCTTCAACATTGGCGGAGGCGTGACCAATACGGTCAGCCTGCTGGAGTTGCTAGACACTATTAGTGACTATAAGGGCGAGAAGATCCCGCTCTCCTTCGGCGATTGGCGCACCGGCGACCAGCACTATTACGTATCGGACATCCGCAAATTCCGACAAGCCACTGGCTGGTATCCGCGGCACAATGTGCAGCTAGGCGTTGCCAAGCTCTACACATGGCTGTGCGAAAGCCGCGGTATGGCAGCACCTAGATTGCTGCCCACTGAGAAGAAAGAAACGACCAAGAAAGTAGCCATAGCCTAA
- a CDS encoding NAD-dependent epimerase/dehydratase family protein, translating into MKQKVLITGGAGFIGSHLADELLSHGYTVRALDNLSEQVHGKDCVRPDYLHEDVELLVGDVRDPDAVKRALDGVDAVFHFAAMVGVGQSMYEIKEYTEVNNVGTAVLLEALIKKPVKKLVVASSMSIYGEGLYKSASGEQVMASERPLEQLKEGNWELLDAQGQPLQPIPTNETKLPCLSSVYALSKYDQERMSLMVGRAYNIPTVAMRFFNVYGTRQALSNPYTGVLAIFASRLLNGNAPMIFEDGQQQRDFVHVRDVALACRLALEKEEANGQVFNVGSGNNYTISEISERLAKVLDKAELLPQITGKYRVGDIRHCYADISLAKEKLSFYPQVEFNSGLEELASWLEGQIAYDRVNEASAELAARGLTV; encoded by the coding sequence ATGAAACAGAAAGTCCTGATAACTGGTGGCGCTGGCTTCATTGGATCACACTTAGCAGATGAACTGCTAAGCCACGGATACACGGTAAGAGCCTTAGATAATCTGTCGGAGCAAGTACACGGGAAAGATTGCGTGCGCCCAGATTACTTGCATGAAGACGTAGAGCTGCTGGTAGGGGACGTCCGCGACCCTGATGCTGTAAAGCGGGCATTAGACGGTGTAGATGCTGTTTTTCACTTCGCCGCAATGGTTGGGGTAGGCCAAAGCATGTACGAAATCAAAGAGTACACTGAGGTCAACAACGTTGGAACAGCCGTGTTGCTGGAAGCTCTGATTAAGAAGCCAGTGAAAAAGCTGGTGGTAGCCAGCAGCATGAGCATCTACGGCGAAGGACTTTATAAAAGCGCGTCAGGTGAGCAGGTAATGGCCTCTGAGCGTCCTTTAGAGCAGTTGAAAGAAGGTAATTGGGAACTCTTAGATGCTCAAGGACAACCCTTGCAGCCGATCCCGACCAACGAAACCAAATTACCCTGCCTATCATCGGTGTATGCGCTGTCGAAGTACGACCAAGAGCGCATGAGCCTGATGGTGGGTCGCGCTTACAATATCCCGACCGTGGCGATGCGCTTTTTCAACGTGTACGGCACCCGTCAGGCGCTTTCAAACCCCTATACGGGGGTACTAGCCATTTTTGCCTCACGTTTGCTCAATGGGAATGCGCCCATGATTTTTGAGGACGGGCAGCAGCAGCGCGATTTTGTGCACGTTCGGGATGTGGCCTTGGCTTGCCGTCTCGCTTTGGAGAAAGAGGAGGCGAATGGGCAAGTATTCAACGTAGGGAGTGGCAACAACTACACCATCAGCGAAATATCGGAGCGGCTGGCTAAAGTGCTCGACAAAGCTGAACTGCTGCCGCAAATCACGGGCAAGTACCGCGTGGGTGACATTCGCCACTGCTACGCCGACATCTCTTTGGCGAAGGAAAAACTTAGTTTTTATCCGCAGGTAGAGTTCAATAGCGGCTTGGAAGAGCTAGCCTCCTGGCTGGAAGGGCAAATTGCTTATGACCGTGTGAACGAGGCCAGCGCCGAGCTAGCAGCTCGTGGCCTGACGGTTTAA
- the rplT gene encoding 50S ribosomal protein L20, giving the protein MPRSVNHVASRHRRKKVMKLAKGYFGRRKNVWTVAKNAVEKGLLYAYRDRKTKKREFRALWIQRINAGAREHGLSYSQFMGGLKKAGIDLNRKVLADLALNHPEAFRGIVEKIK; this is encoded by the coding sequence ATGCCAAGAAGCGTCAATCACGTGGCCTCACGCCACCGTCGCAAGAAAGTAATGAAGTTGGCGAAGGGCTATTTCGGCCGTCGCAAGAATGTTTGGACCGTTGCTAAGAACGCCGTTGAGAAAGGCCTACTCTATGCCTATCGCGACCGTAAAACCAAGAAGCGCGAGTTCCGTGCTCTTTGGATTCAGCGTATCAACGCTGGGGCTCGCGAGCATGGATTATCTTACTCTCAGTTCATGGGCGGCCTGAAAAAAGCAGGTATCGATCTGAACCGCAAAGTACTAGCTGATCTGGCACTCAACCATCCCGAGGCTTTCCGCGGTATTGTGGAAAAAATCAAATAA
- the rpmI gene encoding 50S ribosomal protein L35 gives MPKVKTKSGAKKRFTLTGSGKVKRKHAFKSHILTKKTTKQKRALTHATLVSSADMNRVKDMLNI, from the coding sequence ATGCCAAAAGTAAAGACGAAATCCGGTGCTAAGAAGCGTTTTACGCTCACCGGCTCGGGCAAGGTGAAGCGGAAGCACGCCTTCAAAAGCCACATCCTAACGAAAAAGACGACCAAGCAGAAGCGCGCTTTGACGCATGCTACGTTGGTTAGCTCGGCCGACATGAACCGCGTAAAGGATATGTTGAACATCTAA
- the infC gene encoding translation initiation factor IF-3 has product MATPNRRYVPRTQVEEPFKINQKITAREVRLVGENVEQGIYSVDQARRMAQEQNLDLVEISPTAVPPVCRIIDYSKFKYEQKKRTREMKAKATKVVVKEIRFGPNTDEHDFAFKLKHAQEFLKEGAKIKAYVHFVGRSIVFKERGEILLLKFAQALEELAKVEQLPKLEGKRMFLYLAPKVAIATPKPKPATPKEGVPAPKEAQ; this is encoded by the coding sequence ATAGCAACCCCGAATCGTCGCTACGTTCCCCGTACTCAGGTGGAGGAGCCGTTTAAAATCAACCAGAAGATTACGGCTCGTGAAGTACGCCTAGTAGGTGAAAATGTCGAACAAGGCATTTATTCTGTTGACCAGGCCCGCCGCATGGCTCAGGAGCAAAACCTTGATCTAGTAGAAATTTCGCCCACTGCCGTACCGCCGGTGTGCCGCATCATCGACTACTCGAAATTCAAGTACGAGCAGAAGAAGCGCACCCGCGAAATGAAGGCCAAAGCCACGAAAGTGGTAGTGAAAGAAATTCGTTTCGGTCCTAATACCGATGAGCACGACTTTGCCTTCAAGCTTAAGCATGCGCAAGAATTCCTCAAAGAAGGCGCTAAGATCAAAGCTTACGTGCACTTTGTAGGTCGTTCAATCGTGTTCAAAGAACGCGGTGAAATCCTGCTGCTTAAGTTTGCGCAGGCTCTTGAAGAGCTAGCCAAAGTAGAGCAACTTCCGAAGCTAGAAGGCAAACGCATGTTCTTGTACTTGGCACCCAAAGTTGCAATTGCTACTCCGAAGCCAAAGCCTGCAACGCCCAAAGAAGGAGTTCCGGCTCCGAAGGAAGCTCAGTAA
- the thrS gene encoding threonine--tRNA ligase has translation MIDITLPDGSVRQFEAGVSGYDVAASISEGLARNALSVRVNGEVRDLARPITENAKVEILTWNDPSGKATFWHSSAHLLAEALEALYPGVKLGIGPSIENGFYYDIDLGEGRAISTDDFPKIEQKMVELVKKKSQYIRREVPKAEAIAYFEEKGDPYKLDLLQNLEDGQITFYTQGDFTDLCRGPHLPDTSPIKAVKLMNVAGAYWRGDEKNKQLTRIYGITFPKAKELTEYLEKLEEAKRRDHRKLGKELELFAFSEKVGAGLPLWLPKGTALRERLEQFLRRAQVKAGYLPVVTPNIGSKELYVTSGHYEKYGADSFQPIKTPNPGEEFMLKPMNCPHHCEIYKTKPRSYRDLPLRLAEFGTVYRYEQSGELHGLTRVRGFTQDDAHIFCRPDQVKEEFLKVIDIVLYVLKALDFPDFTAQISLRDPENKAKYIGSDENWARAEAAIQEAATEKGLNTVTELGEAAFYGPKLDFMVRDALGRKWQLGTIQVDYNLPERFELEYVAPDNSRQRPVMIHRAPFGSLERFVAVLIEHCAGNFPLWLSPEQFAILPISEKYQDYAQQVFERLQAAELRGSIDNRDEKIGRKIRDAEIAKVPYMLIVGEKEQENGIVSVRKHGEGDVGSMPVDAFVRSFQGQVADMMEGKVVA, from the coding sequence ATGATTGATATTACGCTTCCCGACGGCTCCGTGCGCCAATTTGAGGCCGGAGTGTCGGGCTATGATGTGGCCGCCAGCATCAGCGAAGGTCTGGCCCGCAACGCTCTAAGTGTGCGTGTGAACGGCGAAGTTCGTGACTTGGCTCGCCCCATCACTGAGAATGCCAAGGTAGAAATCCTAACCTGGAACGATCCGTCTGGTAAGGCCACTTTCTGGCATTCTTCCGCTCACTTATTAGCCGAAGCATTGGAGGCCTTGTATCCTGGCGTGAAGCTAGGTATTGGTCCATCCATCGAAAATGGCTTCTATTACGACATTGACCTAGGAGAAGGCCGTGCGATTTCAACGGACGATTTTCCGAAAATTGAGCAAAAGATGGTCGAGCTGGTCAAGAAAAAGAGCCAGTATATACGCCGTGAAGTGCCAAAAGCTGAGGCCATTGCCTACTTTGAAGAAAAAGGAGACCCTTATAAGCTCGACCTACTTCAAAACTTAGAAGACGGTCAGATTACCTTTTACACGCAAGGTGACTTTACCGACCTTTGCCGCGGGCCGCATTTGCCTGATACTAGCCCTATCAAGGCGGTGAAGCTCATGAACGTAGCCGGGGCTTACTGGCGCGGCGACGAGAAGAATAAGCAACTGACCCGTATCTACGGCATTACCTTCCCCAAGGCAAAAGAGCTAACGGAGTATCTAGAAAAGCTGGAAGAAGCCAAGCGCCGCGACCACCGCAAGCTAGGTAAAGAACTGGAGCTGTTTGCCTTTTCGGAGAAAGTAGGAGCAGGGCTGCCGCTGTGGCTACCCAAAGGCACCGCTCTCCGCGAGCGGCTAGAGCAGTTTCTGCGCCGCGCCCAGGTGAAAGCCGGTTACCTGCCCGTCGTGACACCCAACATTGGCTCGAAGGAGCTATACGTAACCAGCGGCCACTACGAGAAGTACGGCGCCGATTCGTTCCAGCCTATCAAGACGCCAAACCCGGGGGAGGAATTCATGCTTAAGCCCATGAACTGCCCACACCACTGCGAAATATACAAGACCAAGCCCCGTTCGTACCGTGACTTACCGTTGCGTTTGGCGGAGTTCGGAACGGTGTATCGCTATGAGCAAAGCGGTGAGCTGCACGGCCTGACCCGGGTGCGCGGCTTTACGCAAGACGATGCCCACATTTTCTGCCGCCCCGATCAGGTAAAGGAGGAGTTCCTGAAGGTAATCGACATTGTGCTGTATGTGCTCAAGGCGTTAGATTTCCCCGATTTCACGGCTCAGATTTCTCTCCGCGACCCGGAAAATAAGGCCAAGTACATTGGTTCTGACGAAAACTGGGCCCGCGCTGAAGCTGCTATTCAAGAAGCTGCCACCGAAAAAGGGCTCAACACGGTAACCGAACTCGGTGAAGCTGCTTTCTACGGCCCTAAGCTCGACTTCATGGTGCGCGATGCGCTAGGCCGCAAGTGGCAGCTCGGTACCATTCAGGTAGATTACAATCTGCCCGAGCGTTTCGAATTAGAATACGTGGCGCCCGACAACTCCCGACAGCGTCCTGTCATGATTCACCGCGCGCCGTTTGGTTCGTTGGAGCGTTTCGTGGCCGTGCTTATCGAGCACTGCGCCGGCAACTTCCCGTTGTGGCTTTCGCCCGAGCAATTTGCCATTCTACCGATTTCGGAAAAGTATCAAGACTACGCTCAGCAAGTTTTTGAGCGTCTTCAAGCTGCTGAACTGCGTGGTTCCATCGACAACCGCGACGAGAAAATAGGGCGCAAAATTCGCGATGCGGAAATTGCCAAAGTCCCTTACATGCTCATTGTAGGAGAGAAAGAGCAGGAGAATGGTATCGTTTCAGTGCGCAAGCACGGCGAAGGTGACGTAGGCAGTATGCCAGTCGATGCCTTTGTGCGCAGCTTCCAAGGCCAAGTTGCCGATATGATGGAGGGAAAAGTTGTTGCCTGA
- a CDS encoding tetratricopeptide repeat protein, with protein sequence MVNLATVQSGPQLQAQELEGAIARQPQNAALYARRASFRLAAGQFSPALEDINRAIDLNEDEGEFYFTKARILRGQNRLTATLEAAEAAAQQGYSSPELNLLVGEANLALRHYEAALDQLDRVLRQEPEHAAALFYKGLAYAAVADTVQALDYLRASLAREPRQPEILHQLAFLYNANHQPLQAMTYSQRGLRVTPAYAPLWYDYGRQFELQSHLDSAQRCYSRAVQLDTTLYRADYRLALAAYQRHQYAAVLPHLRRALRRAPRLLDARQMLAESYESLGQQAEALAQYRLLVAENPGNRHWTYKVWKVRDKVRRQQNDTLSATAQNTDEPAPPEE encoded by the coding sequence ATGGTCAACTTAGCTACCGTGCAAAGCGGGCCTCAACTGCAAGCGCAAGAATTGGAGGGTGCTATTGCGCGCCAGCCTCAAAATGCAGCACTTTACGCTCGGCGGGCGAGCTTCCGGCTTGCGGCCGGCCAGTTTAGCCCCGCGCTCGAAGATATTAACCGCGCCATTGATTTAAATGAGGATGAAGGCGAATTTTACTTCACTAAAGCCCGCATTCTACGCGGACAGAATCGGTTAACTGCAACGCTTGAGGCGGCAGAGGCCGCCGCACAACAGGGTTACTCGTCTCCGGAATTAAACTTGCTGGTAGGAGAGGCGAACTTGGCATTGCGCCACTATGAAGCTGCCCTCGACCAACTCGACCGCGTGCTCCGCCAAGAGCCCGAACACGCAGCAGCCCTTTTCTACAAAGGACTAGCCTATGCCGCGGTAGCCGATACCGTGCAGGCGCTTGATTACCTGCGTGCCAGCTTGGCGCGTGAGCCACGGCAGCCTGAGATTCTACACCAGCTAGCTTTTCTATATAATGCCAACCACCAGCCTCTTCAGGCAATGACGTACTCGCAGCGTGGCCTGCGGGTCACGCCTGCCTATGCGCCGCTGTGGTACGATTACGGCAGGCAGTTCGAATTGCAAAGTCATCTTGATAGTGCTCAGCGTTGCTACAGTCGGGCCGTGCAACTAGATACCACTTTGTACCGCGCCGACTATCGGTTGGCACTAGCAGCCTACCAACGGCACCAGTACGCAGCTGTGCTGCCGCACCTGCGTCGTGCATTGCGCCGTGCACCTCGCCTGCTAGATGCTCGTCAGATGCTAGCAGAGAGCTATGAAAGCCTCGGTCAGCAAGCTGAAGCCCTAGCCCAATACCGCCTCCTGGTGGCCGAGAACCCTGGTAACCGACATTGGACTTATAAAGTGTGGAAAGTAAGAGATAAGGTGCGCCGGCAGCAGAACGATACCCTATCGGCCACAGCGCAAAATACCGATGAACCTGCCCCGCCAGAAGAGTAA